GTATTTCGGTGTTGCCCATTGTCTTGCCCGACGGTGAGGCATTCAAGAATTGGGAGACATTGAATCTGATTTTTGATGCGCTGCTTGGCGCGCATTGCGAACGAAATACGATGCTGATTGCTTTGGGTGGCGGCGTCATCGGCGATATGGGCGGCTTTGCAGCATCTTGCTACCAGCGCGGCATGCCTTTCATTCAGGTGCCAACCACGCTTCTTTCGCTGGTTGATTCCTCGGTCGGCGGTAAAACTGCGATCAATCATCCGCTGGGTAAAAACATGATCGGGGCGTTTTACCAGCCCAAGCTGGTTTTGGCCGATATTTCAACGCTGGATACGCTTCCTGATCGAGAATTAAAGGCTGGTTTGGCCGAGGTAATCAAATACGGCTTGATTCGTGACGGCGAATTTTTTGTCTGGCTTGAAAGCAACATCGAAAAACTGATGGCGCGTGACAAGGATGCGCTGGCTTTCGCGGTGCATCGCTCGTGTGCCAACAAGGCCGAAGTGGTTGTGGCGGACGAACGTGAAACCGGCGAGCGTGCATTGCTCAATCTGGGACACACCTTCGGGCATGCCATCGAAACTGGCCTGGGATACGGCGAGTGGTTGCACGGAGAGGCTGTTGCTGCCGGCACGTTAATTGCTGCTGAGCTTTCTCGTCTGCTCGGGTGGTTGATCGCGGAAGATGTCTCTCGAATCGAAAAACTGTTTGTGCGGGCTGGTTTGCCTGTTGCGGGGCCTGCGCTGGGGGCTGGGCGCTACCTTGAATTGATGCGGCACGACAAAAAAGTGCTGGACGGCAAGTTGCGGCTTGTTTTGCTGGAAAAAATAGGGCGGGCGGTGATGTCTGATGTGGCAACCGAATCCCAGATTATTGCTGCCATCGAGTCGCGCAGCACCTGAAAAGGGCGCGTTCGCAGTGTTGTGCCGCAGATTGGTGCGTTGCAGCATCTTGAATTGACAGGGGTTTACCAGTATATTTAATGGTTGCCTCAAAATTTCGTACAGGCCGGCGCCTAATTGCGCCCGGCTTTTTTCATCATTGGCCGAATGTTTTTGGCCAAGTTATTTGAAGGAATGCGTGTGATGGAACCGGCAGTACCTGAGCGGCAGGGTTTGTACGACCCAGCCAACGAGCACGACGCTTGCGGCGTGGGTTTTGTAGCCCATTTCAAAGGCCAGAAAAGTCATAGCATCGTCGAGCAGGGTTTGTTGATCCTGAAAAATCTCGATCACCGCGGTGCTGTTGGTGCCGACCCCCTGCAGGGCGACGGCGCCGGCATTCTTATCCAGATTCCCGACCAGTTCTATCGCGAGGAAATGGCCAAGCAAGGCGTTGAACTTCCGCCTCTGGGCGAGTACGGCGTCGGCATGGTTTTCCTGCCGCAAGAGGCTGCTTCGCGTTACGCCTGTATCGAAGAGATCGAACGTTCTGTCATTGCCGAAGGCCAGGTTATCCTTGGCTGGCGTGATGTGCCAGTCAATCGTGACATGCCGATGTCGCCGACCGTGCGCGCCAAAGAGCCGGTGATCCGTCAGGTTTTCGTCGGCCGTGGTCCCGATGTTTTCGTGACCGACGCCCTCGAACGCAAGCTGTACATCATCCGTCGTCGTGCTGCCAACGCCATCAAATCGTTGAAACTCAAGCACGGCCAAGAGTTTTACGTGCCGTCCTTCTCGGCTCGTACCGTGAACTACAAGGGCCTGCTGCTGGCCGACCAGGTTGGCGTTTACTATGACGACCTGCAGGACAAGCGCACTGTTTCCGCCCTGGCGCTCGTGCACCAGCGTTTTTCGACCAATACCTTCCCGACCTGGGACCTGGCTCACCCGTTCCGTTATATCGCCCACAATGGCGAAATCAATACGGTGCGCGGTAACGTCAACTGGTTCAAGGCGCGCGAACAAGCTATTTCTTCGCCGATTCTTGGCGACGACCTGAAGAAGGTCTGGCCGCTGCATTACCCGGGCCAATCGGACTCGGCTTCGTTCGACAACGCGCTCGAACTGCTCGTCATGGGCGGCGGCTACTCGCTGGCCCAGGCTGTCATGCTGATGATCCCGGAAGCCTGGGAAAAGCACACGACGATGGACGAGAACCGTCGCGCCTTCTACGAATATCATGCTGCGATGATGGAGCCATGGGATGGCCCCGCCGCCGTGGCCTTCACCGACGGCCGCCAGATCGGCGCAACGCTCGACCGTAACGGTCTGCGTCCGGCACGTTATTTGGTTACCGACGACGACCTCGTTGTCATGGCATCCGAATCCGGCGTACTGCCTATTCCGGAAAAGAAGATCGTCAAGAAATGGCGTCTTCAGCCGGGCAAGATGTTCCTGATCGATATGGAACAGGGCCGCATCATCGATGACCAGGAACTGAAGAACTCCCTGGCCAACGCCAAGCCCTACCGCGAGTGGATCGACAAAATCCGCATCAAGCTCGACGAAGTCGCTGCGCCGGCTGAAGATTGTGCCGCTGCAACCGCTTCGCTGCTCGATCGCCAGCAGGCCTTCGGCTACACCCAGGAAGACATCAAGGTCATTCTGGAGCCGATGGTTCAGAACGGTGAAGAGGCAACCGGCTCGATGGGTACCGACTCGGCATTGCCGGTGTTGTCGAGCAAGAACAAGACGCTCTACACCTACTTCAAGCAGTTGTTCGCCCAGGTGACTAACCCGCCGATCGACCCGATCCGCGAAGAGCTGGTCATGTCGCTGGTGTCCTTCGTCGGTCCGAAGCCGAACCTGCTGAACACAGCCGACATCAACCCGCCGATCCGTCTCGAAGTTTCCCAGCCGGTCCTGACCAAGGGCGACATCGAGAAGCTGCGCCACATTGGCAAGTACACCTCGGGCAAGTTCAAGTCCTTCGAACTGGATATCTGCTATCCGGTCGCCTGGGGCAAGGCTGGTATCGAAGCACGCCTGGCCTCTCTGGCGGCGGATGCCGAAGATGCCGTCCGTTCCGGTGCCAATGTGCTGATTGTTTCCGATCGCAAGCTGGATGCCGAGCAGGTTGCCATTCCTGCGCTGCTCGCAACCTCGGCGATCCATCAGCACCTGGTCAAGAAGGGCCTGCGGACCAGCACTGGTCTGGTGGTCGAAACCGGTTCGGCACGCGAGACGCATCACTTCGCGCTGCTCGGCGGTTTTGGTGCCGAAGCGGTTCACCCGTACCTGGCCCTCGAAACCATCGAGAGCTTTGCCAAGGGCGACGCCGAAAAGGCCGAGAAGTACGTCAAGAACTTCGTCAAGGCCATCGGTAAGGGTCTGTGCAAGGTTATGTCCAAGATGGGCATCTCGACCTACATGTCCTACACCGGCGCGCAGATTTTCGAAGCCATCGGTCTGCAGAAGGAATTCGTCGAGAAGTACTTCACCGGTACGCCTTCCAACATTGAAGGTATCGGCCTGTTTGAAGTTGCCGAAGAAGCGATTCGTCTGCACGACGAAGCCTTCTCGTCCAACCCGGTTCTGGCCAGCATGCTCGACGCCGGTGGCGAATACGCCTACCGTACGCGTGGCGAAGAGCACACCTGGACGCCAGATTCGATCGCCAAGCTGCAACACGCCACGCGTTCGGGCAAAACCGAGACCTACAAGGAATACGCCAAGCTGATCAACGATCAGACCAAGCGTCACCTGACTCTGCGCGGCCTGTTCGATTTCAAGCCGACCGGCGCTGCCGTGCCGCTCGAAGAAGTCGAGTCCGCTAAGGAAATCGTCAAGCGCTTTGCGACTGGCGCCATGTCGCTCGGTTCGATTTCGACCGAAGCGCACACCACGCTCGCCCTGGCGATGAACCGCATTGGCGGCAAGTCGAATACCGGCGAAGGTGGTGAGGATGCCAAGCGGTTTGCACCGGTCAAGGCCGGTACGATGCTCTCCGATATCATCGGCAAGGGTCGTATCGAACGCGACATCGAGATGAAGGAAGGCGATTCGCTGCGTTCCGCCATCAAACAGGTCGCTTCGGGGCGTTTTGGTGTAACGACTGAGTATCTGGTCAATGCTGACCAGATCCAGATCAAGATGGCCCAGGGCGCCAAGCCGGGCGAAGGTGGTCAGTTGCCGGGTCACAAGGTTTCCGAATACATCGGTTTCCTGCGTCACTCCGTGCCGGGCGTTGGCCTGATTTCGCCGCCACCGCACCACGACATCTACTCGATCGAAGATCTGGCACAGCTGATTCACGATCTGAAGAACGCCAATGACCGCGCTTCCATCTCGGTCAAGCTGGTTTCCGAAGTCGGTGTCGGCACGGTTGCTGCCGGTGTTGCCAAGGCCAAGGCGGATCACGTTGTGATCGCCGGTTTTGACGGTGGTACCGGTGCTTCGCCGCAATCTTCGATCAAGCACGCGGGTACGCCGTGGGAACTCGGCCTGGCCGAAACCCAGCAGACCCTGGTGTTGAACCGCCTGCGTTCGCGCATTCGTGTTCAAGTCGATGGTCAGCTCAAGACTGGTCGCGATGTGGTCGTCGGTGCGCTGCTCGGCGCTGACGAGTTTGGTTTTGCGACCGCTCCGCTGGTTGTCGAAGGTTGCGTCATGATGCGCAAATGCCATCTGAACACCTGCCCGGTCGGCGTTGCCACCCAGGACCCGGAACTGCGCAAGCGCTTTACCGGTCAGCCGGAACACGTCGTGAACTACTTCTTCTTCATCGCTGAGGAAGTGCGCGAAATCATGGCCCAGCTGGGTATCCGCAAGTTTGACGACCTCGTTGGCCGTGCCGATTTGCTGGACATGCGCAGTGGTATCGAGCACTGGAAGGCCAAGGGTCTCGATTTCACCAAGGTCTTCTTCCAGCCTGCCGTGCCGGCCGATGTGCCGCGCCGTCACACCGAAGTTCAGGACCATGGTCTCGACAAGGCGCTCGATCACCAGCTGATCGAACAAGCCAAGCCGGCACTCGAAAAGGGCCAGAAGGTCCAGATCGAAACGAAGATCATCAACGTCAATCGCACCTGCGGCACCATGCTGTCGGGCGAAGTTGCCCGCCGTTACGGTAATGCCGGCCTGCCGGACGATACCATCCACGTCAAACTGACCGGTACGGCTGGTCAGGCCTTTGGTGCCTTCCTGGCCCGTGGCGTGACGCTGGAACTGACTGGCGAAGGCAATGACTACGTTGGCAAGGGCTTGTCGGGTGGTCGCATCATCATCAAGCCGAGCCCGGATTTCCGTGGCAATACCCAGGAAAACATCATTGTCGGCAACACCGTCATGTACGGTGCGACCGATGGTGAAGCCTATCTGGCCGGCGTCGGTGGCGAACGTTTCTGTGTCCGCAATTCCGGTGGTACGGCTGTGGTCGAAGGTGTTGGCGACCACGGTTGCGAATACATGACTGGCGGTACGGTCGTTGTTCTCGGCCAGACCGGTCGCAACTTTGCCGCAGGCATGTCGGGTGGTATCGCCTATGTGCTCGACGAGGATGGCAGCTTCAAGCAGCGCGCCAATCTGGCCCAGGTTGCACTTGAGAAGGTTTTGCCGGCCAGCCGTCAGGCTGCTGGTGAGCCGCTCCATCTGGGTCTGGCTGACGAAACGCTGCTCAAGGAACTGATCACCCGCCACGCCGAATTTGCTGGCAGTGAGACAGCCAAGGCCATTCTGGCTAACTGGGATGCCTACCGCGAGAAGTTCGTCAAAGTTTATCCGCACGAATACAAGCGCGCCCTCACCGAGATGGCCGCTGCACAGAAGGAGGCCGCATAATGGGCAAGCCGACTGGTTTCATGGAGTTCGAGCGTCTTTCCGAGTCTTACGACCCGGTTGAGCACCGTTTGAAGCATTACAAGGAGTTTGTGCATACCCTCAACGATGAGGATGCCAAGACTCAGGGCGCGCGCTGCATGGATTGCGGCATTCCGTTCTGCAACAACGGTTGCCCGGTGAACAACATCATTCCGGACTGGAATGATCTGGTTTTCCGTGGTAACTGGAAGCAGGCGCTGGAAGTGCTTCACTCCACCAACAATTTCCCGGACTTTACCGGCCGCATCTGCCCGGCTCCTTGCGAGGCTGCCTGTACGCTGGGTATCAACGCGGCGCCGGTGGGTATCAAGTCGATCGAGCATTTCATCATCGACAAAGGCTGGGAATCTGGTTGGGTTGTGCCGCAGCCGGCCAAGTCCAAAACGGGCAAGAAGATCGCCATCGTTGGTTCCGGGCCGGCCGGTATGGCTGCCGCCCAGCAACTGGCGCGCGTCGGTCACGACGTGACGGTGTTCGAGAAGAGCGACCGTATCGGTGGTCTGCTTGGCTATGGCATCCCCGACTTCAAGTTGGAAAAAACGGTGATCGATCGCCGGGTTGCCCAGATGGAAGCCGAAGGCGTTACGTTCAAGACCAAGGTGGTGATCGGTTCGAAGGATGTGCCGGCCGGGATCAACAACGATGCCAAGGAATTTGTCTCTGCCGAGCAGTTGACCGCAGCATTTGATGCCGTGATCCTGGCTGCCGGTTCCGAGGTTCCGCGTGATCTGCCGGTGCCGGGTCGTGAGCTGAAAGGTATCTACGCTGCGCTTGAGTTCCTGATTCCGCAGAACAAGGAAGTCCAGCAGGGCAAGGCTAATCCGATCAACGTCAAGGGCAAGCACGTCATCGTCATCGGTGGCGGCGATACTGGTTCTGATTGCGTCGGTACCTCGAATCGCCATGGTGCTGCTTTGGTGACCCAGTTCGAACTGATGCCGATGCCGCCGGAGCAGGAAAACAAGGCGCTGACCTGGCCGTACTGGCCGTACAAGCTGCGCACTTCTTCCTCGCACGACGAAGGTTGTACGCGCGATTTCGCCGTGGCCACCAAGGGCTTCGTCGATGATGGCAAGGGTAACGTCAAGGCACTGAAGGCTGTTCGCCTTGAGTGGACGGATGGCAAGATGTCCGAGGTGGCTGGTTCGGAATTCGAACTGCCTTGCGATAACGCCTTCCTCGCCATGGGCTTTACCAATCCGGTCGGTGGTCTGCTCGAAGCCTTTGGCGTCGACAAGGACAACCGCGGCAATGCCAAGGCAACGACGGATGGCGAAGGCTGCTATGCAACCAACGTCGCCAAGGTCTTCGCTGCCGGTGACGTGCGTCGTGGTCAGTCGCTGGTCGTCTGGGCGATCCGCGAAGGTCGCCAGGCGGCACGTGAAGTCGACGCATTCCTGATGGGTTCGACGACCCTGCCACGCTAAGCGCTTCAGGCAATACAAAAAGCCCCGCGGATCTTCCCGATCCCGGGGCTTTTTTATCGCCTCAAAATAGTGCTCTTTCTTCGACAGCGTCGGACAATCGTGTAAAAATGCGAAATAGACCAATAAGGGGATGAGCATGTCGTCTGAATTGCAGCCAGCACTGCTGGTAACAATGCCTGGGGGGGCACTGGACGGGCATATGCTGCTCATTCTGGCAATCATGATTCTGGCCGGTGCCTTGGGCGGGCTGGCCAATGCCTTCATGGTTGACCGGCACGTAGAGCCGAACCGGCGAGAGTGGCTCAAATACTCCATTTTGGGCATTGTGGCCGCGTTGACCGTGCCATTGTTCCTGAACATGATTTCCAGCACCTTGCTCGAAGGTGCGCGGACCAAACCCGTCGATTTCTTCGCTTTTGCCGGTTTTTGCCTGATTTATGTCGTCGCCTCACGGCGTGTTGTCGATAACGTGGCACAACGGCTGAGTGGGCAACTCGAGCAGGTGAAACGCGAAGTCGGCCAGCTCAAGCAGCAAAAGCAGGCCGAGCCTGCCGTGATGCCGGTTCGTGAGGAGCCGGCTCCGCTCCCCGAGGTCAAGCTTGAGCCGCGAGAAGTCCTGTCGTACAACGACGTTGAAATACTTCGGGCTTTGGCCGAAGAAAGTTTTGTCTATGGCAATCTGGCTGCAATTTGCGAGCGTACCGGGCTGGCCCGTGATTTTGTCAGCCAGCGTTTGACCGTCATGAAAACCATGGGTGTCATTGAAACCCGGATCAATGACAAGAATGTTCTGCACTGGGGTGTTTCGTCGCGTGGCAAGGCCGTGCTGGGCGATATCCTGAACGGGCAGGATGAAAAGAAAACGGCATGAACCACACCCGCTTCGCCGGGTTTATCCTTTGAATACACTATGAACATCGTCATTCTCGCTGCCGGCCAAGGCAAGCGCATGCATTCCAATCTTCCCAAGGTGCTGCATCCGGTGGCCGGCAAGGCCCTCGCCCAGCACGTCATTGATACCGCCCGCAGTTTGTCGCCGAGCAAGTTGGTGGTGATCTACGGTCATGGTGGCGATGTGGTGCGGTCTACCCTTGCCGCAGACGATATTTCCTGGGCGCTTCAGGAGCCGCAACTCGGAACAGGGCACGCTGTGATGCAGGCGGTTCCAGCGTTGGGCGATAGCGGCCAGACACTGGTTCTTTATGGCGACGTGCCGCTGACCCAGGCATCCACCCTGAAACGCTTGCTCCAGGCCGGCAAGGATGGCCTGGCGATCCTGACCGTCGAGCTTGAGAACTCGACGGGTTACGGGCGTATCGTCCGCGATGCTGCCGGCAAGGTTCTGCGGATTGTCGAGGAGAAGGATGCGACAGCGGCCGAAAAAACCATACATGAAGTGAATACCGGCATCATGTCGATTCCGTCGGCCCGCCTGGCTGAATGGCTGAGCAAACTGTCGAACAGCAATGCGCAAGGCGAGTATTACCTGACAGACATCGTGGCGCTGGCCGTTGCCGAAGGCGTGCCGGTGCACACCGCCCAGCCCGATGGCGAATGGGAAGTGCTGGGGGTGAACAGCAAGGTTCAACTGGCCGAACTGGAACGCGTGCATCAACGCAATATCGCCGATGCCATGCTGGTCGGCGGCGTGCGTCTGGCCGACCCGAATCGTATCGATGTACGGGGCGAGCTGGCTTACGGGCGCGATGTTTCAATCGATGTCGGTTGTGTTTTCGAGGGCCGGGTCGAATTGGCCGATGCGGTCGAAGTCGGGCCGTACTGTGTGCTGAAAAACGTCAAGGTCGGGGCGGGGACGCGCATTGCCGCTTTCTGTCATTTCGAGGACGCGGTGATCGGTCCGGATGGCATCCTTGGCCCTTATGCCCGCTTGCGTCCTGGTACCGAATTGGGGCCGGAAGTGCATGTCGGCAATTTCGTCGAAATCAAGAAAAGCACGCTCGGTGCGCAATCCAAGGCCAATCACCTGGCCTATATCGGTGATGCCGAAATCGGTCAGCGGGTCAATGTCGGTGCCGGCACGATTACCTGCAATTACGACGGTGCCAACAAGTTCAAGACGATTATCGAGGACGATGCGTTCATCGGCTCGGACAGCCAGCTGGTCGCGCCGGTGACGGTCGGGCGCGGGGCGACACTGGGTGCCGGTACGACCCTGACCAAAAATGCCCCGCCGGACTCGTTGACCGTGTCACGCGCCAAGCAAGTGACCTTGACCGGCTGGGTTCGTCCGCAAAAGGTGAAGAAATAATGGATTTCTGGTTTACCGCCTTCGTTTTTGCGGTCGCCATTCTGGTTGCTGTCGGTGGCTCGCTGCTTCTGGTGGGTTATGTCGGAACCTTGCCGGCTTCCTTTGCCTTTGGCTGGCAACGCTGGGTGCCGACCTTGGCCCTGCCCGTGATCGGGCCGCTCTGGTTTTCAGCAACTCACTGGCAGGACTTTTCGCGCCCGGGCAAGCAGTTGATTGCCGGGGTGGTGTTGATTGTCGCGGCTGTTGCGCTGCTTTACGGCTTCGGGCCGCATTTTGTTGATCGTTTGGCAGCGGGTGTGAAATGAACACCCGCTGAATTCTGCAAAGCTCAGGGAGAATAAGATGTCCAAGTACACTACCGAGGCCATTCGTTCCGTTGCTCTGGTTGGTCATGGCGCTGTCGGCAAGACCACACTGGCCGAAGCTTTACTCCACGCGGCAGGGGCCATTCCCTCCCGCGGCAGCATCGAAAAAGGCAGTACTGTCTGCGATTTCGATAGCCAGGAGAAGGAAACCGGGCACTCCCTGAATTCAGCCATCATCAACTTTGGCTACGAAGACACCCATCTTCACCTGATCGACACGCCGGGCTACCCAGATTTCTCCGGTCAGTCGATTGCCGCACTGGCGGGGGTCGATAGTGCGCTGATCGTGATCAATGCCCAGACCGGCATCGAGCTGATGACCGAGCGCATGATGGCGCTGGCAGCCGAGCGCAAGTTATGCCGGATGATCGTGATCAACAAGATCGATGCCGACAATCTCGATTTGCCGGCTCTGGTCGCTGATATTCGTGAACGCTTCGGCAAGCAGTGCATGCTGCTGGATTTGCCGTCGCACGGCGCGGCCGATGTCGTCGAGGTACTTGAGGGGACGGCCGGGGAGGTTGATTTCGAGTCGGTCGCCGCCGTTCATCGTGCCTTGATCGACCAGATTGTCGAAGAAGACGAGAGCCTGCTTGCCCAGTACCTCGAGGATGGTGCCGATCCCGACCTGGCGGCCTTGCACGCGCCATTCGAGAAGGCTTTGCGTGAAGGCCATCTGATTCCGATTTTGTTTACCTCGGCCAAAACGGGGGCCGGCATCAAGGCCTTGCTGCATGTGCTGGCTTCGCTGGCGCCCAATCCGGCGGAAGGCAATCCGCCGCCGTTCTACAAGGGGCTGCCGGGTGATCAGCGTGAGTCGTTCCAGGCTGTGCCGGACCCGGACAAGCATGTGCTGGCCCATGTTTTCAAAGTCGTTGCCGATCCTTACATGGGCAAGATCGGTATTTTCCGCGTGCACCAGGGAACGATCCGCAAGGATGCCCAGCTCTTTGTCGGTGACAGCAAGCGGCCATTCAAGGTGGCCCACCTGTACCAACTTCAGGGCAAGGATGTGCTTGAAGTCGATCAACTGCTGCCTGGTGACATCGGGGCGATTGCCAAGGTTGAGGAAGTGGATTTCGACGCCGTGCTGCACGATTCGCATGATGAAGATCACATCCACCTTGTTCCGCTGGAGTTCCCGAAGCCGATGGTCGGGCTGGCGGTCGAGACAAAGAAGAAGGGCGATGAACAGCGCTTGTTCGATATTCTCGGCAAGCTGGCGATGGAAGATCCGACTTTCCTGATCGAGCGCCATCCGACCAGCAATGAAACCGTGATTCGCGGCCTGGGCGAGATTCATCTCAAGGCCAAGCTGGAGAAGATGGCCAGCCAGTACAAGCTCGATGTCGATACCAAGCCGCCGCGCATTCCCTACCGTGAAACGATTACCGGCCCGGCCGAGGGGATTCATCGCCACAAGAAGCAAAGCGGCGGTGCCGGCCAGTTCGGTGAAGTCCATCTGCGGATCGAGCCGAAAGGGCGTGGTGAAGGTTTTGAATTTGTTGATGCCGTCAAAGGCGGCGTCATTCCCGGTGTGTTCATGGCGGCGGTTGAAAAAGGGGTGCGTCAGGGCCTGGCCGGCGGTGTTGTTGCCGGTTACGCGGTCGACGACTTGAAAGTCACCGTTTTCGACGGGAAAACCCATGCGGTCGATGGCAAGGAAGTGGCTTTCGTGACGGCGGGCCGCAAGGCGGTCGTCGAGGCCATCCGGGCCGCCAGACCGATTGTTCTCGAACCGATCGTCAACATTGAAATCATGGTCCCCGAATCGGCCATTGGCGATCTGAGCGGCGATCTGGCCGGACGGCGTGGCCACATTACCGGTACTGACGGGCGTGGCCGCGGCATGGCTGCCATTTCCGGCGAGGTGCCGCTGGCCGAACTGAACGACTACCAGTCGCGTCTCAAGTCGCTGACCGGCGGCCAGGGCAGTTATCGCATCGAGTTTGCCCGTTACTCGGCTGTGCCGGCCAATGTGCAGCAGCAACTGGCCAGCAAATTCCAGTTGCACGACGAAGACGACTGAAACAGCAAGAGGGCAGCCGGAGGGTTGCCCTTTTTCCGTGGAGGCAGCATGCCAACGAATATTCCACGCTTCATGAGCCAGCGCGCCCGCTGGCTGGTTCTCCTGGCGCTCTGGGTCGGCGCGGTCGGCTGGTCGCTGCATAGTTCGATCGACGATATCCGCCGCCACAATCAGGATGTCGTGACGGAGGGCGCACGCAACATGTTCCGCATGGTGGTGCTGACCCGGCTGTGGAATTCGCAACATGGCGGCGTCTATGTCGCGGTCGACGAGCAAACCAAGCCGAATCCCTACCTCAAGCATCCGTTGCGCGATATTTCGGATAATCACGGGCGACAACTGACGCTGATCAATCCGGCCTACATGACGCGCCTGATCAGCGAACTGGCCCGGCAGGACGAAGGCGTCGTTTTCCGCATTACCAGTCTCAAGCCGGTCAATCCGCGCAATGCGGCGGATGACTGGGAGCGCAATGCGCTGGAAGCCTTCGAACGTGGCGTTCCCGAGGTCAGCGGTTTCGAGTCGAATGGCAGCGACGGTCTCAAGCACCGCTACATGGCCCCGCTCCTGGTGGTCGATGCCTGCCTCAAATGCCATGCGGCACAAGGCTATCAAGTCGGCGATGTGCGCGGCGGCATCAGCGTGACACAGCGTTACGAGCCTTTCCTGGCAGCGGCCCGGCCAAGCGAGCGGCAAGCCTGGATCATCCACGGCCTGATTTTCATTCTGGTGACGGGGGGCGTCTGGTGGTTGCTTGAGCAACTCCGCCGTCGCTGGGAAGATTTGCTTGGCAAGATTGCCGAAGTCGAAACCGCGCGCGACGAGCTGGTGCAGAGTGAAAAGCTGGCCTCGCTTGGCCGGATGGTGGCCGGCTTTGCCCATGAAATAAATACGCCAATCGGCGTGGCCGTCGGGGCGGTGACCAACAGCGAACATACGCTCGATGAAATCGACCGTTTGCTGGACAGTGAAGAGGTCAGCGAGGATGATTTGCGGGCGGCACTGGCCACCTTGCGACAGGGCGACGAACTGGCGATGAGCAATCTGCGTCGGGCGGCGGCGCTGGTCCAGAGTTTCAAGCGGACCTCGATCGACCAGAGTGCCGATCATGAACGTATCTTTTCACTACGTGAGTTGATCGAGGATGTCCTGCACAGTTTGCAGAACCAGCTCAAGCGTCTGCCGGTCAGCGTCACGGTCGACTGTCCCGAAAACCTCAAAATCGATGGCTTGCCGGGGCTGCTCGAACAATTGATGACCAACCTGCTGATGAACAGCGTGACCCACGGCTTCGATCAGGGAAGCCAGTCCGGCAAGATCTCGATCCAGGCAAAGCGTCAGGGCGAGCGGCTGATCCTGAGCTATGCCGATACCGGTGCCGGCATGACGCCGGAAGTGCTGTCGCATCTTTTCGAACCCTTTTTCACCACCCGGCGCGGGCAGGGCGGCTCGGGGCTGGGCATGTACATCTGCCACAACATCGTCAAGGCCAAGCTGGGTGGGACGATTGCCTGCCAGAGCAAAGCGGGTGAAGGCG
The sequence above is drawn from the Dechloromonas sp. TW-R-39-2 genome and encodes:
- the aroB gene encoding 3-dehydroquinate synthase, giving the protein MQDLTHTLNVALDERAYSIHVGCGVLSKPELLLPHIKQKKAVIVSNTTVAPLYLGMLRSTLENAGISVLPIVLPDGEAFKNWETLNLIFDALLGAHCERNTMLIALGGGVIGDMGGFAASCYQRGMPFIQVPTTLLSLVDSSVGGKTAINHPLGKNMIGAFYQPKLVLADISTLDTLPDRELKAGLAEVIKYGLIRDGEFFVWLESNIEKLMARDKDALAFAVHRSCANKAEVVVADERETGERALLNLGHTFGHAIETGLGYGEWLHGEAVAAGTLIAAELSRLLGWLIAEDVSRIEKLFVRAGLPVAGPALGAGRYLELMRHDKKVLDGKLRLVLLEKIGRAVMSDVATESQIIAAIESRST
- the gltB gene encoding glutamate synthase large subunit — protein: MEPAVPERQGLYDPANEHDACGVGFVAHFKGQKSHSIVEQGLLILKNLDHRGAVGADPLQGDGAGILIQIPDQFYREEMAKQGVELPPLGEYGVGMVFLPQEAASRYACIEEIERSVIAEGQVILGWRDVPVNRDMPMSPTVRAKEPVIRQVFVGRGPDVFVTDALERKLYIIRRRAANAIKSLKLKHGQEFYVPSFSARTVNYKGLLLADQVGVYYDDLQDKRTVSALALVHQRFSTNTFPTWDLAHPFRYIAHNGEINTVRGNVNWFKAREQAISSPILGDDLKKVWPLHYPGQSDSASFDNALELLVMGGGYSLAQAVMLMIPEAWEKHTTMDENRRAFYEYHAAMMEPWDGPAAVAFTDGRQIGATLDRNGLRPARYLVTDDDLVVMASESGVLPIPEKKIVKKWRLQPGKMFLIDMEQGRIIDDQELKNSLANAKPYREWIDKIRIKLDEVAAPAEDCAAATASLLDRQQAFGYTQEDIKVILEPMVQNGEEATGSMGTDSALPVLSSKNKTLYTYFKQLFAQVTNPPIDPIREELVMSLVSFVGPKPNLLNTADINPPIRLEVSQPVLTKGDIEKLRHIGKYTSGKFKSFELDICYPVAWGKAGIEARLASLAADAEDAVRSGANVLIVSDRKLDAEQVAIPALLATSAIHQHLVKKGLRTSTGLVVETGSARETHHFALLGGFGAEAVHPYLALETIESFAKGDAEKAEKYVKNFVKAIGKGLCKVMSKMGISTYMSYTGAQIFEAIGLQKEFVEKYFTGTPSNIEGIGLFEVAEEAIRLHDEAFSSNPVLASMLDAGGEYAYRTRGEEHTWTPDSIAKLQHATRSGKTETYKEYAKLINDQTKRHLTLRGLFDFKPTGAAVPLEEVESAKEIVKRFATGAMSLGSISTEAHTTLALAMNRIGGKSNTGEGGEDAKRFAPVKAGTMLSDIIGKGRIERDIEMKEGDSLRSAIKQVASGRFGVTTEYLVNADQIQIKMAQGAKPGEGGQLPGHKVSEYIGFLRHSVPGVGLISPPPHHDIYSIEDLAQLIHDLKNANDRASISVKLVSEVGVGTVAAGVAKAKADHVVIAGFDGGTGASPQSSIKHAGTPWELGLAETQQTLVLNRLRSRIRVQVDGQLKTGRDVVVGALLGADEFGFATAPLVVEGCVMMRKCHLNTCPVGVATQDPELRKRFTGQPEHVVNYFFFIAEEVREIMAQLGIRKFDDLVGRADLLDMRSGIEHWKAKGLDFTKVFFQPAVPADVPRRHTEVQDHGLDKALDHQLIEQAKPALEKGQKVQIETKIINVNRTCGTMLSGEVARRYGNAGLPDDTIHVKLTGTAGQAFGAFLARGVTLELTGEGNDYVGKGLSGGRIIIKPSPDFRGNTQENIIVGNTVMYGATDGEAYLAGVGGERFCVRNSGGTAVVEGVGDHGCEYMTGGTVVVLGQTGRNFAAGMSGGIAYVLDEDGSFKQRANLAQVALEKVLPASRQAAGEPLHLGLADETLLKELITRHAEFAGSETAKAILANWDAYREKFVKVYPHEYKRALTEMAAAQKEAA
- a CDS encoding glutamate synthase subunit beta, whose amino-acid sequence is MGKPTGFMEFERLSESYDPVEHRLKHYKEFVHTLNDEDAKTQGARCMDCGIPFCNNGCPVNNIIPDWNDLVFRGNWKQALEVLHSTNNFPDFTGRICPAPCEAACTLGINAAPVGIKSIEHFIIDKGWESGWVVPQPAKSKTGKKIAIVGSGPAGMAAAQQLARVGHDVTVFEKSDRIGGLLGYGIPDFKLEKTVIDRRVAQMEAEGVTFKTKVVIGSKDVPAGINNDAKEFVSAEQLTAAFDAVILAAGSEVPRDLPVPGRELKGIYAALEFLIPQNKEVQQGKANPINVKGKHVIVIGGGDTGSDCVGTSNRHGAALVTQFELMPMPPEQENKALTWPYWPYKLRTSSSHDEGCTRDFAVATKGFVDDGKGNVKALKAVRLEWTDGKMSEVAGSEFELPCDNAFLAMGFTNPVGGLLEAFGVDKDNRGNAKATTDGEGCYATNVAKVFAAGDVRRGQSLVVWAIREGRQAAREVDAFLMGSTTLPR